A stretch of Pelagicoccus enzymogenes DNA encodes these proteins:
- a CDS encoding glycoside hydrolase family 2 TIM barrel-domain containing protein, translating into MKWENVALSFSQRIGCLILHCGRWLKLSATAGVVATSLSASQPDWENQHVIQINREPARAHFFNYGSAEAAFEGDREDSDRFLSLNGNWKFNWVKRPEERPVDFFRTDFDDSNWVDFEVPAVWEVNGYGTPIYVSAGYPHRIDPPRVTSEPKEKYTAYEERNPVGSYRREFEISESWQEERVVLHFAGVQSAFYVWVNGQKVGYSQGSMTPAEFDVTQYVGSGRNQIAVEVYKWSDASYLEDQDMWRFGGIHREVYLYATPQAHIADFAVRTDLDEDYRDAHLAIKPELAAPEGVSLEDWTVEAELFDADGERVFSTPLSHGAKEILNPGYSAGVLVRRTPQRGRRIFGWLNATVENPRKWTAETPYLYRLTLSLKDGEGNVVDATACDVGFREVEVRGGQFLVNGKPVRFRGVNRHEHDPELGREMTLERMVQDIELLKQANVNAVRTAHYPNDPRWYELCDRYGMYVMDEANIETHGLRGYLASEPSWNAAFLDRAVRMAERDKNFPSIVFWSMGNESGYGPNFASVSAWLKEFDPTRPIHYEGAQRDLATEDRSYSMENRALDPDTVDVISRFYPRTQDAYLNPGMPEDSMDERAENARWERLLDIARDEADDRPVLTSEYAHGMGNALGNLKEYWDEIYSHPRMLGGFIWDWVDQGLWKTDENGERYIAYGGDFGDQPNLKAFCLNGVIFADRSLNPKFWQLKKIYQPVEVRALDMDPDSLRIEIENRHHHIDLNELAARYQVIKDGETLFEGELGDYSVAPGERAAFDLEIPTLGTGDHWLRIGFSTRENTAWAAAGHEIAFEQFQIETEAAPSEMRSLGSLASLQLREDDQAWHVSGQDFSLALDKSTGTLSSLKYDGVEVLGNNEKPMLQAYRAYTDNDKGFGKWLAKDWSRAGLDQMGRELRSIDVVGKGRSQVTFEIVTRGTTEAGDIEHTAFWTVRGDGSIEVQNRFVCSESLPYLPRIGVRLFFDEALEDFTWYGHGPFENYVDRKDSTPVNVWNSTVPAQYVPYPRPQETGNKEGVRWLALRNGAEGRGVLIKSEGNTLSASALHYAQEDLSAATHTNELQERDDIVLSLDVAQCGIGNSSCGPSVLQKYALPPREYEMSFSIQPLDEGDRAVDAARVEYE; encoded by the coding sequence GTGAAGTGGGAAAACGTAGCGCTGAGCTTTAGCCAGCGTATTGGTTGCTTGATCCTGCACTGTGGACGCTGGCTAAAGCTCAGCGCTACGGCTGGAGTTGTTGCCACTTCTCTCTCCGCCTCCCAACCCGATTGGGAGAATCAGCATGTTATCCAGATCAACCGAGAGCCGGCTCGGGCCCATTTCTTTAATTATGGGTCTGCGGAGGCCGCCTTCGAAGGGGATCGCGAGGATTCAGATCGCTTTCTGTCGCTGAACGGAAATTGGAAATTCAATTGGGTGAAGCGTCCGGAAGAGCGTCCGGTCGATTTCTTCCGAACCGACTTCGACGATTCGAATTGGGTCGATTTCGAAGTTCCTGCGGTGTGGGAAGTAAATGGATACGGAACCCCGATCTATGTGAGCGCAGGCTATCCGCACCGCATTGATCCACCACGCGTAACGAGCGAACCGAAGGAGAAGTACACCGCCTACGAGGAGCGGAATCCGGTGGGGAGCTACCGTCGCGAGTTTGAGATTTCCGAGTCATGGCAAGAAGAGCGGGTGGTTCTGCATTTTGCCGGCGTGCAGAGCGCGTTCTACGTATGGGTTAACGGTCAGAAAGTTGGCTACAGTCAAGGCAGCATGACGCCTGCCGAGTTCGACGTGACTCAATACGTGGGCAGCGGTCGCAATCAGATCGCGGTGGAGGTCTACAAGTGGAGTGACGCGAGCTATCTCGAGGATCAGGACATGTGGCGCTTCGGTGGTATCCATCGTGAGGTGTATTTGTACGCGACCCCGCAGGCCCATATTGCGGATTTCGCGGTTCGCACCGATCTCGACGAGGACTATCGAGATGCTCATTTGGCGATCAAGCCTGAGCTGGCGGCTCCTGAAGGCGTCTCGCTGGAAGATTGGACAGTGGAAGCGGAGCTTTTTGACGCCGATGGAGAACGCGTTTTCTCAACGCCTCTGTCGCACGGAGCGAAGGAGATATTGAATCCTGGATACAGCGCTGGTGTACTGGTGCGTCGCACGCCGCAGCGAGGCCGTCGCATTTTTGGCTGGCTAAACGCCACTGTTGAGAACCCGCGCAAATGGACAGCGGAGACGCCGTACCTGTATCGCTTGACCCTCTCTTTGAAGGATGGGGAGGGGAACGTGGTCGACGCCACGGCCTGCGATGTCGGCTTCCGGGAAGTGGAAGTGCGTGGCGGGCAATTTCTCGTGAACGGTAAACCGGTGAGATTCCGTGGCGTTAATCGTCACGAGCACGATCCGGAGCTGGGTCGCGAAATGACCTTGGAGCGGATGGTGCAGGATATCGAACTTCTGAAGCAGGCCAACGTGAACGCGGTGCGCACGGCGCATTATCCAAACGACCCGCGTTGGTACGAGCTTTGCGACCGCTATGGCATGTATGTGATGGACGAGGCCAATATCGAGACCCACGGTCTGCGTGGCTACCTCGCCAGCGAACCGAGTTGGAACGCGGCCTTCCTCGACCGGGCCGTGCGCATGGCCGAGCGCGACAAGAATTTTCCCAGCATCGTATTTTGGTCGATGGGCAACGAGTCTGGCTATGGTCCGAATTTCGCGTCCGTATCTGCTTGGCTCAAAGAATTCGACCCGACGCGTCCTATTCACTACGAGGGGGCTCAGCGTGACCTCGCCACCGAGGACCGAAGCTATTCGATGGAGAATCGTGCCCTAGATCCGGATACGGTGGACGTGATCAGTCGCTTCTACCCGCGAACGCAGGATGCGTACTTGAATCCTGGCATGCCCGAGGACTCCATGGACGAGCGGGCTGAGAACGCTCGTTGGGAGCGGTTGTTGGATATCGCGAGAGACGAGGCCGACGACCGTCCTGTATTGACCAGCGAATACGCGCACGGAATGGGTAACGCGCTCGGGAACCTCAAAGAGTATTGGGACGAGATCTATTCGCATCCCCGCATGTTGGGGGGCTTCATTTGGGATTGGGTGGACCAGGGACTCTGGAAAACCGATGAAAATGGAGAGCGCTACATTGCGTACGGAGGCGACTTTGGCGACCAGCCGAACCTCAAGGCCTTTTGCTTGAATGGAGTGATTTTTGCCGACCGTTCCTTGAATCCTAAGTTCTGGCAGCTCAAGAAGATCTACCAGCCGGTGGAAGTGCGAGCTCTCGATATGGACCCCGATTCATTGCGGATCGAAATCGAGAATCGTCACCACCACATCGACCTTAACGAGCTCGCCGCCCGGTATCAGGTAATCAAGGACGGTGAAACGCTCTTCGAAGGAGAGCTAGGCGACTACAGTGTCGCCCCCGGTGAGCGTGCGGCTTTCGATCTAGAAATTCCCACCTTGGGAACGGGAGATCACTGGCTTCGAATTGGATTTAGTACGAGAGAGAATACCGCTTGGGCTGCGGCAGGGCATGAAATCGCCTTCGAACAATTTCAGATCGAAACGGAAGCCGCGCCTTCGGAGATGCGTTCCCTAGGAAGCCTAGCGTCTCTTCAGCTCAGGGAAGACGATCAAGCCTGGCATGTGAGCGGACAGGACTTTTCCTTAGCCTTAGACAAGAGCACGGGCACACTTTCGTCGCTGAAGTATGACGGCGTGGAAGTATTGGGAAATAACGAGAAGCCGATGTTGCAGGCGTATCGAGCCTATACTGACAACGACAAGGGATTCGGGAAGTGGCTGGCCAAGGATTGGTCCCGTGCGGGATTGGACCAGATGGGCCGCGAGCTTCGCTCGATTGACGTGGTCGGAAAAGGGCGGTCCCAGGTTACATTTGAAATCGTGACACGCGGAACGACGGAAGCGGGAGACATTGAGCACACGGCGTTTTGGACAGTGCGAGGCGATGGTTCGATCGAGGTGCAAAATCGCTTCGTTTGCTCCGAGAGCTTGCCGTATCTGCCGCGTATTGGAGTGCGTTTGTTTTTCGATGAGGCATTGGAAGACTTCACTTGGTATGGACATGGTCCCTTCGAGAACTACGTCGATCGCAAGGACAGCACTCCGGTAAACGTCTGGAACAGCACAGTCCCCGCGCAGTACGTGCCGTACCCGCGTCCTCAAGAGACGGGCAACAAGGAAGGCGTTCGTTGGCTGGCTCTGAGAAACGGAGCGGAAGGACGAGGTGTCTTGATCAAGTCGGAAGGAAACACGCTTTCGGCGTCGGCCCTGCATTATGCGCAGGAGGACCTGTCAGCCGCTACGCACACCAATGAACTGCAGGAACGCGACGATATCGTGCTGTCGCTGGACGTCGCCCAATGCGGCATCGGCAACAGCAGCTGCGGTCCGAGTGTATTGCAGAAGTACGCCCTGCCTCCTAGAGAATACGAAATGAGTTTCAGTATCCAACCTTTGGATGAGGGAGATAGAGCGGTGGATGCGGCGAGGGTGGAGTATGAGTAG
- a CDS encoding sugar phosphate isomerase/epimerase family protein, translated as MNTSRVKVGASLLAIGLRIASKLAPTTENIRVFPLVSVVPTFLLALLSVTFVVPSIHAGKTSDDPRYQIGVCDWMILKRQKLGAFARTHEIGADGLMLDMGGLGNRPTFDSKLMNPIERRKMRDEIEKYDLTVCALSMSGFYAQSFAEREGAVDVMVRDTINSMEIMGVKTAFLPLGTKVDLVQFPELRPVVVERLKEAAKLAEAANVVIGIETAYDAAGDVQLLEDVGSPNIKIFFNFANSLQKGRDLIEEIKILGKDRICMILATDEDGVWLENNDRLDMYAVKQCLDEMGWSGWLLIERSRDANNPRDVIGNFGANTRYLKKVFQGEQD; from the coding sequence ATGAATACAAGTAGGGTAAAGGTAGGAGCGAGCTTGCTCGCGATTGGGTTGAGGATCGCGAGCAAGCTCGCTCCCACAACAGAGAACATCCGTGTGTTTCCGCTTGTATCCGTGGTTCCTACATTTCTTTTGGCACTTCTTTCCGTCACATTCGTGGTTCCCTCGATACATGCTGGAAAAACTTCCGACGATCCGCGTTACCAGATCGGCGTATGCGATTGGATGATACTGAAGCGGCAGAAGCTGGGGGCGTTTGCTCGCACGCATGAGATTGGGGCGGATGGGCTTATGCTGGATATGGGCGGGCTGGGGAATCGACCGACTTTTGACAGCAAACTCATGAACCCGATCGAGCGTCGCAAGATGCGGGACGAGATCGAGAAGTACGATCTGACGGTTTGCGCCTTGTCGATGTCGGGTTTCTACGCTCAGTCCTTTGCCGAGCGAGAAGGAGCGGTGGATGTGATGGTGCGGGACACGATCAACTCTATGGAGATCATGGGGGTGAAGACGGCGTTCCTGCCCTTGGGGACGAAGGTTGATTTGGTGCAGTTTCCTGAACTCCGACCCGTGGTGGTTGAGCGTCTCAAGGAAGCCGCTAAGCTGGCCGAAGCCGCAAATGTGGTGATCGGTATTGAAACGGCTTACGACGCGGCGGGGGATGTGCAACTGCTGGAAGACGTTGGGTCTCCGAATATCAAGATCTTCTTCAACTTTGCCAACTCGTTGCAGAAAGGCCGCGACTTGATTGAAGAGATCAAAATCCTCGGTAAGGACCGTATCTGCATGATTCTCGCGACCGACGAAGACGGTGTGTGGTTGGAAAACAATGACAGGCTTGATATGTACGCCGTGAAGCAATGCCTCGACGAAATGGGCTGGAGCGGCTGGTTGCTGATCGAGCGTTCACGCGACGCGAACAACCCACGTGACGTTATTGGTAATTTCGGCGCGAATACGCGATATTTGAAGAAGGTGTTCCAAGGAGAACAGGACTGA
- a CDS encoding right-handed parallel beta-helix repeat-containing protein — MNTKTVLAIFSALSVSFLSAAGPRQIWVSPEGAESGDGSFEAPHKRIAAAQRQARELRRLHDESIGEGIEILLADGTYEIIEPLLVRTEDSGTAESPTVFKAAPNASPVISGGVQVEGWSKVKGTIEGLNPAAKGKLWMAKTPRKNNNRFAFRDFWVDGKRANRAREVDGDDLRRILDWDKEERVGWIELPEFGDFSDPHGLEFVIHQMWAIAILRVKTFEAFPEEGKARLSFHEPESRVQFEHPWPPVVLGGKGKPGFYTAKNGSSAYYLTNRLELLDEPGEWYLDEDSNTLYYWPKEGQDMATAKAVVPAMETLVEVEGSLDAPVEHVHFDGIRFENTTWMRPSYAGHVPLQAGFFMYDAYKLKIPGTPDKAKLENQAWIGRKPAAVSVYAGNDIVFENCIFQNLAATGLDYLWGSHRAVVEGNIFRDIGGSGIVIGSFQDGGIETHVPYDPADERELCTDARIANNLVTDVANEDWGCVGIGAGYVRGINIEHNEISDVSYTGISMGWGWTKSVNCMRDNRIHANHIHHFGKHMYDVGGIYTLSPQPKSEISENSIHSLYTPSYVHDPNHWNYIYLDEGSSFIYVRDNWCPEQKFSTNANGPGNTWENNGPETSEAIKEAAGLQESYRMLLEYVN; from the coding sequence ATGAATACGAAGACAGTACTAGCGATTTTTTCGGCATTGAGTGTTTCATTCCTTTCAGCGGCTGGGCCGCGGCAGATTTGGGTTTCGCCGGAAGGGGCGGAGTCGGGGGATGGGTCGTTTGAGGCGCCTCACAAGAGAATCGCCGCTGCGCAGCGCCAGGCCCGCGAGCTGAGGCGCTTGCATGACGAGTCAATTGGCGAGGGGATCGAAATCCTTCTCGCCGATGGAACTTATGAAATTATCGAACCGCTGCTGGTGCGTACTGAAGATTCGGGTACAGCTGAAAGCCCCACTGTTTTCAAGGCCGCTCCGAATGCCTCTCCTGTGATTAGTGGTGGCGTGCAGGTTGAGGGATGGTCGAAAGTGAAAGGGACGATCGAGGGGCTGAACCCTGCGGCCAAGGGCAAGCTCTGGATGGCGAAGACGCCGCGAAAGAACAACAACCGTTTCGCCTTTCGCGATTTTTGGGTGGACGGTAAGCGAGCCAATCGCGCCCGAGAGGTGGATGGCGACGATCTGAGGCGGATCCTCGATTGGGACAAAGAAGAGCGCGTGGGCTGGATCGAGTTGCCGGAGTTTGGCGACTTTTCGGATCCCCATGGTCTCGAGTTTGTGATCCACCAAATGTGGGCGATCGCCATCTTGCGCGTGAAGACTTTCGAGGCGTTTCCGGAGGAGGGCAAGGCTCGTCTCTCGTTTCATGAGCCGGAAAGCCGCGTACAGTTCGAGCATCCCTGGCCGCCGGTTGTGCTCGGTGGAAAAGGGAAGCCTGGTTTCTATACCGCAAAGAACGGGAGTTCCGCCTACTATTTGACGAATCGCTTGGAGCTGCTCGACGAGCCGGGCGAGTGGTATCTGGACGAGGACAGCAACACGCTCTACTACTGGCCGAAAGAAGGGCAGGACATGGCGACAGCCAAGGCGGTGGTGCCGGCGATGGAAACCTTGGTGGAAGTCGAAGGTTCGCTCGACGCTCCGGTTGAACACGTTCACTTCGATGGTATCCGCTTCGAAAATACGACCTGGATGCGTCCCTCCTATGCTGGTCACGTACCCTTGCAGGCGGGTTTTTTCATGTACGACGCTTACAAGCTCAAGATCCCGGGAACTCCGGATAAGGCGAAGCTCGAGAATCAAGCTTGGATTGGGCGAAAACCTGCTGCGGTTTCGGTTTACGCAGGAAATGACATTGTATTTGAAAATTGCATATTTCAAAATCTAGCGGCTACTGGACTCGACTACCTTTGGGGCTCGCACCGTGCGGTAGTTGAAGGAAACATTTTCCGCGACATCGGCGGTAGTGGCATCGTGATTGGGTCTTTTCAGGATGGGGGAATCGAAACCCACGTGCCTTATGATCCGGCTGACGAGCGCGAGTTGTGCACGGACGCTCGGATTGCCAACAATCTTGTGACTGATGTAGCTAACGAAGATTGGGGCTGCGTAGGCATTGGAGCTGGTTACGTGCGCGGTATCAACATCGAGCACAACGAGATCAGCGATGTTAGCTACACGGGGATCAGCATGGGTTGGGGTTGGACCAAGTCGGTCAACTGCATGCGCGACAATCGCATTCACGCCAACCACATCCACCATTTTGGCAAGCACATGTACGATGTGGGCGGTATCTACACGCTTTCGCCGCAACCAAAGTCGGAGATCAGCGAAAACAGTATCCACTCACTCTATACGCCGAGCTACGTGCACGATCCGAATCACTGGAACTACATCTACCTCGACGAAGGTTCCTCCTTCATCTACGTGCGCGACAACTGGTGTCCTGAGCAGAAATTCTCCACTAACGCCAACGGTCCTGGAAATACCTGGGAGAACAATGGCCCTGAAACCTCGGAAGCAATCAAGGAGGCAGCCGGACTGCAGGAGTCCTATCGCATGTTGTTGGAATACGTGAATTAG
- a CDS encoding TonB family protein has protein sequence MPFLPFDLLGRVSGLCSGMLNTRWSERTRNVPTPASLILIFLLQGCAKTPSPSHVELGDSASSEAIPAVSRENLDTVNSENAKDGESGNESGMSDGVNTAEAEKEVELTGEAEPGTRSRGEKTSTGRKEGDFERGEALKEVPIVSEEKKRAFLDYLAKVENIPLDLDRLEQSVRQKYGLLGVADPESVLSELIKLHEAGDQTVTYDLALYLSYGHASIVDHDAAHQLFLQAVSQGDVRGFSALGSLYLNGIGVEQDSVEAQTYYELALAEGDYEAGYLLGMGMQEGRFGAVDLEESSRYFAAAAEAGSQAAVRTLFAQVTNKMGKVTPAQYLEYMTSVPEMENWLLRGVEEGQIEDIIALSKHYRLSDRLEEASAILKKGIELGSYDSAEQLLQLNFPRIFKESDTRAGFEKMFQSFAEDGSRRSGEASFYLALLEISKGAQGADLDRAVKLLEKSRESFHPKSKLALLGIQSGVHPAKAILEAIKLDNKEAYAAANVLAADLGETKGSKVGALDRPPTVLRIPKPEYPYEIMREAIDGTVVVELVVDDKGQVHRPKVVESSHEIFEQEALETALRIEFRPAVKDGKSVAAKVRIPFHFKPSEDALVPAGKAE, from the coding sequence ATGCCATTCTTACCCTTTGATCTCCTCGGCCGTGTTTCAGGGCTTTGCTCCGGAATGCTGAATACTCGATGGTCTGAGCGAACTCGCAATGTTCCGACTCCAGCCTCGCTCATTCTTATTTTTCTGCTGCAAGGCTGTGCGAAAACGCCGTCGCCTTCGCATGTCGAATTGGGTGACTCCGCATCTTCTGAAGCAATACCTGCCGTAAGTCGCGAAAATCTGGATACAGTAAACAGCGAAAACGCGAAAGATGGCGAATCAGGGAATGAGAGCGGAATGAGCGATGGGGTAAATACTGCAGAAGCGGAAAAAGAGGTTGAGCTTACCGGCGAAGCTGAACCCGGAACTCGATCCCGCGGGGAGAAAACTAGCACTGGGCGAAAAGAGGGGGATTTCGAAAGGGGTGAGGCCCTTAAGGAGGTTCCGATTGTTTCGGAAGAGAAAAAGCGAGCGTTTCTGGATTATCTAGCGAAGGTTGAGAATATTCCACTGGACTTGGATCGACTGGAACAAAGTGTGCGTCAAAAATATGGTTTATTGGGCGTTGCTGATCCAGAATCCGTTTTGAGCGAGTTGATCAAACTGCATGAAGCTGGCGACCAGACGGTTACCTACGACCTAGCTTTGTATTTGTCCTATGGGCACGCCTCGATCGTCGATCATGACGCGGCCCATCAACTCTTTTTACAGGCCGTCTCACAAGGAGACGTTCGTGGTTTTTCGGCCTTGGGAAGTCTCTACCTCAATGGCATAGGAGTGGAGCAGGACAGCGTCGAGGCACAGACTTACTACGAATTGGCTTTGGCGGAGGGCGATTACGAAGCTGGCTACTTGCTGGGGATGGGAATGCAAGAGGGACGCTTTGGCGCCGTCGATTTGGAGGAGAGCAGTCGCTATTTCGCTGCAGCGGCAGAGGCGGGGAGCCAAGCGGCTGTTCGAACACTGTTCGCCCAAGTGACGAATAAAATGGGGAAAGTGACGCCTGCCCAGTACCTTGAATACATGACGTCTGTTCCCGAAATGGAGAATTGGTTGCTCAGGGGCGTTGAAGAGGGGCAGATCGAAGATATAATAGCGCTCTCAAAACACTATAGGCTGAGTGACCGATTGGAAGAGGCCAGTGCGATTCTGAAAAAGGGTATTGAGTTGGGGTCATACGATTCTGCGGAGCAATTGCTTCAATTAAACTTCCCTCGTATATTTAAGGAAAGCGACACGCGCGCTGGCTTCGAGAAAATGTTTCAGAGCTTCGCTGAGGACGGCTCAAGGCGTTCTGGCGAGGCATCCTTCTATCTCGCGCTTCTTGAAATTTCAAAAGGTGCTCAAGGAGCAGACCTAGATCGAGCCGTTAAGCTGCTGGAAAAGTCGCGCGAATCTTTCCACCCCAAAAGCAAGCTGGCCTTGCTTGGTATTCAAAGTGGAGTGCATCCCGCAAAGGCGATATTGGAAGCCATTAAACTGGATAACAAAGAGGCGTATGCAGCTGCTAATGTGCTCGCTGCGGACTTGGGAGAAACCAAAGGCTCGAAAGTCGGAGCTCTAGACCGCCCGCCCACAGTGTTGAGAATACCCAAGCCCGAGTACCCCTATGAGATAATGAGAGAGGCGATCGATGGTACGGTTGTGGTAGAGCTTGTCGTAGACGACAAGGGGCAAGTTCATCGGCCAAAGGTAGTTGAATCCTCTCATGAGATCTTTGAGCAAGAGGCGCTGGAAACCGCTTTAAGGATCGAATTTCGGCCAGCAGTCAAAGACGGAAAGTCGGTAGCGGCAAAAGTGAGGATTCCCTTTCACTTCAAGCCGAGTGAAGACGCACTAGTACCTGCCGGCAAGGCAGAGTAG
- a CDS encoding DUF3826 domain-containing protein: MLKTNPASRFRRKSALAFSCVMTVAAFSFAASQVKAATPASVAAGAQAQIDDKNYPAWWNPELPEAMQNNVFNKGRQLAEKLELANAGQTERVANLVSQHYARVWAWHQEVDPVLDAAWDEWDLARSNTDGKEKDELKALAIMSEEIDPIYAQFTPQIRTFLRELEAEVGHEKSIELLDIITRSPGVERTYKAYLAMVPQMNDAEKAIIWNRLNQAREDSLAAWSGKRIIKIFKKYKIRNEFSIDYFGYGYRKHYKAWVESSKK, encoded by the coding sequence ATGCTGAAAACGAACCCCGCATCAAGATTTCGCCGCAAGTCAGCGCTCGCATTCTCCTGCGTCATGACCGTCGCCGCCTTTTCCTTCGCAGCATCGCAAGTCAAAGCCGCCACTCCGGCAAGCGTGGCGGCGGGCGCACAAGCCCAAATCGATGACAAGAACTACCCCGCCTGGTGGAACCCCGAACTACCAGAGGCTATGCAAAACAACGTTTTCAACAAAGGCAGACAACTCGCGGAAAAGCTCGAGCTCGCAAACGCCGGCCAAACCGAGCGCGTAGCAAACCTCGTCAGCCAACACTACGCCCGTGTATGGGCCTGGCACCAGGAGGTGGACCCCGTCCTCGATGCCGCTTGGGACGAATGGGACTTAGCCCGCAGCAACACGGACGGGAAAGAGAAAGACGAGCTCAAGGCTCTCGCTATTATGAGCGAGGAGATTGACCCCATCTACGCCCAATTCACCCCACAAATCCGTACCTTTCTTCGGGAACTGGAAGCGGAAGTGGGCCACGAAAAAAGTATCGAACTCTTGGATATCATTACGCGTTCGCCTGGAGTAGAACGAACCTACAAGGCCTACCTTGCCATGGTGCCTCAGATGAACGATGCGGAAAAGGCGATCATCTGGAACCGCCTCAATCAAGCTCGTGAAGATTCGCTAGCGGCCTGGAGCGGCAAGCGGATCATCAAGATCTTCAAAAAGTACAAGATCCGTAACGAGTTCTCGATCGACTACTTCGGCTACGGCTACCGCAAGCACTACAAAGCCTGGGTCGAATCCTCCAAGAAATAG
- a CDS encoding ATP-binding protein, with protein MNTIRAKLAIGLTLCFATLLALSGYAVYYSAEKGAYQRIEEKLQIDAYSIMSATYLKEDEKVELHFTVSLLRQFSVEVQSAYYQIWENGDTTIKKSESLRRKSLPKPAQVTREAVFWNFSLEEGRLCRAVAIRYGPKERGRDRYTKGKEESLVLVVAQNIEEERAALASLRNNLIGVTLLILIVTPILVTLVLRQGLSSLALLASKTGRIESHNLSQRFSVDSLPGELKPIATQLNQLLDRLSVSFERERTFSADVAHELRTPIAELRNIAEVGLKWKDPESAEDYQAAIEIATQMERIVNQLFELMRCESDQLVVSSKEIQLSEFIEGLRRRNAAEAASKGLSFDIRIPSKARVVSDLEMLQRVVGNLVDNAVAYSTPQSEIAIAYDPAEGSLQVSNRTTDLDASDTEHLFDRFWRKDKARADGSHSGIGLSIARAFSERLGLTLEAHFEEGGRITFVLSGFERVD; from the coding sequence GTGAATACCATTCGGGCAAAACTGGCGATCGGCCTCACCCTCTGCTTCGCAACCCTACTCGCCCTCTCCGGATACGCCGTTTACTACAGCGCAGAAAAGGGAGCCTACCAGCGGATCGAAGAAAAGCTGCAGATCGACGCCTACTCCATCATGTCGGCGACCTACCTCAAGGAGGACGAGAAGGTGGAGCTCCACTTCACGGTCAGCCTTCTCAGACAGTTCAGCGTCGAGGTACAAAGCGCCTACTACCAGATTTGGGAAAACGGCGACACTACGATCAAGAAATCCGAGTCACTCCGGCGCAAGAGCCTGCCCAAGCCCGCACAAGTGACCCGCGAAGCGGTTTTTTGGAACTTTAGCCTAGAAGAAGGCCGCCTCTGTCGAGCGGTGGCGATCCGCTACGGTCCCAAGGAACGCGGACGCGACCGCTACACGAAAGGAAAAGAGGAGTCCCTCGTTCTGGTTGTCGCCCAAAACATCGAAGAAGAGCGGGCCGCCTTGGCCAGCCTCCGAAACAACCTGATCGGCGTCACCCTGCTCATTCTCATCGTCACTCCCATCCTGGTGACTTTGGTCCTGCGACAAGGCCTCTCGTCTCTCGCTCTGCTCGCCAGCAAAACGGGACGCATCGAGTCCCATAATCTCTCGCAGCGATTCTCGGTGGATAGCCTGCCCGGCGAGCTCAAGCCGATCGCCACCCAACTCAATCAGCTCCTCGACCGACTGAGCGTTTCCTTCGAACGGGAACGCACCTTCAGCGCCGACGTTGCCCACGAGCTGAGAACCCCCATCGCGGAGCTGCGCAACATCGCAGAGGTAGGCTTGAAGTGGAAAGACCCCGAGTCTGCGGAGGACTACCAAGCAGCCATCGAAATTGCCACCCAGATGGAACGGATCGTAAACCAGCTTTTCGAGTTGATGCGTTGCGAGAGCGATCAACTCGTTGTATCGAGCAAGGAAATACAGCTTTCGGAATTCATCGAAGGGCTCCGCCGGCGAAATGCGGCCGAAGCAGCAAGCAAGGGACTCTCCTTCGACATCCGTATCCCTTCCAAGGCTCGCGTCGTCTCCGACTTGGAGATGTTGCAACGAGTCGTTGGAAATCTGGTCGACAACGCCGTAGCCTACTCCACGCCGCAAAGCGAGATAGCAATCGCGTACGATCCAGCAGAAGGCAGTTTGCAAGTTTCAAACCGGACGACCGACCTCGATGCTTCCGATACGGAACACCTCTTCGACCGCTTCTGGAGAAAAGACAAAGCGCGGGCCGACGGCAGCCACAGCGGTATCGGCCTCTCAATCGCCCGAGCTTTCTCGGAGCGCCTCGGCCTCACCCTTGAAGCCCACTTCGAAGAAGGGGGCCGGATCACGTTCGTTTTGTCAGGATTCGAGAGAGTTGACTGA